The window atgagaaaaatcgaccggTAAACAAGGGGTTAACCGGAGGTCCacaaagaaaaatgtgttattttttcaatctctgagggaattcgcttagcttacGCAGCTCGTGGGCTAcgaatttttatgtaatgttgttgaattttttgaattactttTGATTTGAAATGTATATGAGGTAATATCCAATTTTGTGATACCTTGAACACTTTGTACTGTAGACTGTATATTTTTGAAACGACGTTAAGTTAATATACTTATTTCATAATTATCttacaataaaaacattagAATTTATTGACTTCTGAAAATAGTTTCGTTTTATATCGGtgggaaaatttttacattgtaGTAACAAAACAACCGCTTTTACTACTACCGTTAACGGTGCGGCGCAAAGCCAAACAACTGCTTAACCCTTTCGCGAGCTTTATTTAGATTATAAGAAAACTTCatgttttgaataaacaaaaattttttgttagaatttttattattttttctagaaaCATTTAGTATGAAGTTTAGAAACTTATTAATCTGTGGCTTTCTAATTAGTTTGAACTGAGAACCGCTTACATTTTtcgacaaatatttatttaaaaaaatctgaaatgtttattttttgcgatttttttccaaaagaaaattaaaagttatagaaCAATTACCCAATCACACAGTCAGTTATTGTGGAAAATGTTTAGGttgtccacaaaaaaaaaacaaattcttgaAGAACAtcgaaaaatcaacattttaataTCGAAGCAATAccggtttcaaaaaaaaaaaatctttatattcTTTGGGGGCCATAAATTTCACCCAAAATAATTTTGGAGACGTTTTTAGCTATGATCATACTTTGGTCGTCCCAAAAATTCGGTTAGAGGaccaaaaaacaatgaaaaatggGATATTGATACAACAATACATGTAAGAAGACGCTGAAAAATGCCCGGAGAATTggctagaaataaataatatatatcatttGGACTGATTCTAGATGCCTTGTTTTCTCAACTACATTTTTTGCCTCAAATTGCTAAATTCAAAGTTAGCTTAAGCTCATGATGACAACTCCCGTAAGAAAATATGTCCTTAGGGGGCATAAATTACGAATTTGTTGGTCACCCAGAATAATTTTCGACATGGTTTTTAGCAATGGTCTTACTTTGGCCATCCCAAAATAATTTCCTGATTCAAGTCAAGTATAACGGGTCTTATGGATACCGTCTTGACTAGTAATTCTCAGTGTAATTAAATGCATTGCCcgtttatataaaacaaacaatttaacgTGGCGTATCACGTATAACGAATGtacgtttattttaaaatattcctcttgaaaattttgtaaaaaaccaCAAACATTTGACTATTTTTTGTTGGCATTACAATATTTCAACTGTTGTACAAAATTGGCACCGCTCCAAACATTTGccgctgataattttaatttatagaaacgCCGGCCGGCCGGTTCCGTAAACGCGTTACCCATACAATTCGTGTAAAATCGACAATGTTTTATGACTGCTTTTTCAAAACAGCGTATTTATAGAAATAGAcaagttacaaaaataaaaaattcaaaaattgattattttttatttaaaaattattatgaaaattgaaatacgcATGcgtagttattataaaattattaaaatattcatgaaaaatcatgtgataatcgaaaaaaaaaattaaacttaccgATATTCGTTCCATGCAAATGCCGTGTACCAAATTGTGaacattttcgtaaattttcagGGAAAAAACTTTCGAACTAAATTTTAAGTCACAcaaaactagaaattttttagagtcttggtttatttttcaattcgtaAACTCACAGTCATGAATGTACACAATTCGTTTGAATTCATTCAATTATTAAACGCCGTAGATTTGATGGAAAATTGAACGAAACTGGCTGCGAACACGAGGTACTAGAGATGTGTATTTGTATTTAACGTCCGTCTAATACccactcgtttttttttttgcaaatacaccgaaataaaaatttaccttcTTACATGCAATTTCCAAAAAGTCtctctataaattttcaattttaaattcaaataattttaatcaatctcCAAAAATcctataatgaaaattttacgataagattattcgatttttaaaaaaaaaattaaataaaatttatcatacgCCCCTATATTATATGCAATTGTCATTACATGAATGTACAAATtacgtataaaaataattcatgcaACAATTACGAAAATTCGAAATCGAATCAGCTGATATTGATTTTtcgctatgaaaattttaaatgtgtgtAATTTAACCTAAAAATTAACTAGAAAGCATCAAATACTTATTCTTAGAAAGCTCggaaaaatttattcgaaaataatatcacacaaactttgaaaataatttatcaacaccaaatttttatcacaattctatttttatatagaaaataatacggTTTTTCTCTTCGTAGAAATTTACCTAGAAAATTCAATTCTGAAATGTGTGTTGTGTGTTAGATAATCGAATTCTAAGGATTGTTTCTTTTTGGCATGcgcaatttttcatattttcatgtttAAGGAAATGTTTTAATAGGCCAATAAACTCTGATGGTTTTACCTAAAAAGTTTAGCGGAAGCTTTGAAAAATTTGTCCGAATTTCGACGTGGacatatgaaatttttgtaattaaccggctctttttttggtgtaaatatacaaatttaaagaaattaaaaaatcaatttttacttgGGTTCAAGTTTCAAAAGTTATTACGATATTTCTTGATCGAAATTTAGGGAAAACTCATATGctaactttttaatagaaatctCCGTATTGACTCttttttcgatgaaaattcacaaattttaagtaagaaaaatgaattttttttcatgcaatgctttcaattttaaatatttatctatatttcTAGTATTACAAATTTGGCGGGATTACattttaccaaaatataaaaagaatgaCATTGAATccttaatatttgaaataaaatttatttgctagtttttatttttttcgcttATAAAAGTTATAAGTTATCTATTTTTCGTGACTTTATTCttcaccaataaaaaaaattataatatataaaaattatatttcaaattatattcttCCCTAAATTTTGAATCGATTTAACTGCCATCTCTCATCGAAAAGactaacttaaaaataaatgtttatccaAGAATACATATCCATTAAATTCTTtgcttaaatataattaaattaaaaccatcCAAGGATTATTATAATTCTGTAATCCtagcataaaatataataatacacatTTTCTAAAATCATTTCCATTAATTTCATAGGATTTGGAGTGGGGAGAGAAGGTATTGAACATGTGAACATGTCAAGAGCCATGTGATTTATAGTTCCCGCCTAAAATTGTCAACTTTTTGGTACACAAATAATAAACcgaaaattagtaattttttcataaaaaaaattaattttcttcaatacaattttcatttgatgtttttaatcaaaaacttcgaaaatgggttagtataaaaattaaattttatattcatatttttggttatttataatattcgaaAAACTCTGACATCTGGTATTAAAATTACGTactaaatatcaataaattaaaaggaGATAGATTTATATGAATAATCGTTTTATCTAtctctatttttataatagttacGAATAAAAGTGAACATCTACATTATCTATAGAGGTTGTATATCAGTAGGAAACATCGAGCAATTCTAAAAGCTAGTTCGTTCTTTATACGCAAGgcgtttaatttcaaaaattgtgcaaaattttaaattggtaagataaaatttagaagatttcgaaaattacattcaatttagaaaaaaataatacaattataactattttaagtcataattttgaagaatatttgcaaaattttgactataccaaaaaaaaaaacaaaaaactaacaaatattgtttatttcatgGTGTCATCATATCAAAGCTGCGAAATTAGTAATTGAATTAGAAAATCGCTTCGAAATAATGAATACTCACACGTTTAGCACCATGTGCCCTAGCTTAGACGAGTTACTACATCATGGGGTAAAATCCAAAGCAATTACTTTTATAAGTGGAGCTCGTCACTCTGGAAAAACGCAGTTCTGGTACGTATTTTATCACAAACGATTAAAACATACCGCagttttcatatgaaaattgaattatcCTCAATATTTCTGCTAATTTTTGCCCtgaatagtaaaaaaatgtgtttttgtaataaataatagagTTTTCGAATTTCAGAGCCTactatttccaaatttttagtgAGGAACTcaatttgcatataaaaattGCATGGTCCTTTtcgtattatttcaaaaattttcttttttcatagcTTACAATTAGCATTTGCGCTTCAATTAGAAGAGGCAACTGAAGCTAAACGGACATTATTCTTATCAGCTCATAGATTATTTCCTATAGATCGTCTAAGAGGTATAAAATATTCGTGGCGCgaagattcaaaattttaaaaatacttttttatttttaggaattTCAAATGcagtattaaaacatttaaaatcaaatttagatTCGATTTCCGATACTGGTTTAAAAAAGCGCATTACGGAATTTAACGTTGCAAGATCTGctaaaaatacgatttttagtTATTCATCGCATGCGGATAATCCTATTTTGAATATGACCCACGCATTACCCgaattaattcaagaaaaaaacgtgagttttaatcaattatcaaataattcttTATGGTAGTGCCTTCATACGAGGGTTAATAATAACCCCTTCAACCTTATCTGTTAAGgcaaaaattcttaattcatAGAAATTAATCGGTCCTTATTGACAATCGGACCTTATATTTTGGacatttctaaacaatttttgtcttgTCGAATggttttgaccaaaaatttgtatcacagttctttaaacaaaattttttttttttttagatcaaGTTAATTATTCTAGATAATATAGAAGATGCAATTTTTAGTGGTTTTTCTGAGAAAGATGACGATTTAATTAACTATTATCCTCGAATATTGAGTCTCTTACATATAATCGCTTATACAAACGATATAGCTGTAAGTTTTAAAGTGCTGACCTTATTTACGATCCTTTAAATTGACAAACTTTGTGAACTCTGGTGGAAAAagtatttgaagaaagaataaggtCTTAGAAAACTCTGAAGAAGTCTTAGAAACTCTCAAAAAGTGTAAAGAACTCGTTATtcaaagttattcagagttcttaagaTTTTTTCAGAGTTTTCTAACTTACTAAGACTTATTctgtctttaaaaattttttccaccagggaatCTATATACTATTACTAACCTGTTCGTTCTTAGGTTGTTATTACTTCAACAAGAAAAGAATTAAACGCTTCACCAGCTCATCTAAATCTGACAATCAAACTTGAAGAACTTTCAAAGTTTCAAGTTAATTTTTCCCATGTTCACGGTAAAATTTTTCGAGCGGTACTTTATAAATCACCATGCCTTCACGCCATGTCGCCAAATGAATGTAATAAGGACATCATGGTATgcatttgtttattcttctaGGTCAAGGTGCCTGAAAAGTACGAAGAAGATGGTCTGTGCGCAGGAATCaagagggggggggggttcAATTATTGTTCATCGtgttaggtcataaagtcaataaaaacaaaactttgtgcGCAACGATCTGTACACCGCGATGTATGATGTGACCACTACACCGTCGAGGCTAGGTCGTTCAGTCAATTTTCAGACATTTTCGAtttaaggtatgttttgagacgacgcaaAGTTGAAAAGGAGCGATCATTCGAGCGTTCAAACTGTCAGAACGCATCTttcattgcaaatatcgagtgcttcgagtaaattattcaaaaatcgaTCCTATAAATATTTCGGAAACAAATCGACGTACGTAATGTAAACTGAGATCCAGAAATATATTGTGATTGTGATCCAGACTGGCTCAATCTTCAATTGAGCCTTGGTTTCCGCAATTCCATGTCTTATTCATCGTAGATTTCGCTCATGGTTTTGAGAGTTTTCTATACTTCCTCTCCAGCGTTTTCTCTTCTTTCAAACAAATTCGGGGAAGAGGGGGTGTGTGGTAATTCTCCCAAACATCACCCTCCATGCGCACGGGCCTAAAAAGAAGCCATAAAATGTTGCACCTATGTCCTTCACTATCGCCTTAATAAATCACTGatcctttaaattaaaaatttatttgtagatTACAAGACGAGGAATTTATGATTTACCGCAGATACCGCCGAAGAAAGATGATGATTCAGAAACAGCAGAGGAAGCGACTGTAAGTTAAACCTCTGATCTATAGCTGGAGGCAATTTTGGCATGAAGAAAATCAACGCCCTTACACGCCCACGCTTTACTCGCAAGACTGAtctagttataattattttttgaattaattatttattctttaattatttttttaaattggattttcttgaaaattcagttcaattaatttttcatatagttTATAATTTGTTTCTATTTAGATATTTAAGTTCCAATGTTATTAGGTTTCTAAgattttctaattatatttctaagattttctatttctaagatatttttctaataaatttaattttctataaaaacaattgtttctGTGTTCGAAAAGTATTCATTTCAAGATACCTCAAACATTTTCCTTTCAAAACTAACGCCCGGATATAAAGATATAACTTTTTGGTTTTCGAATCTTTTAACGAGCAAACTTTCACCTTTCCCAGCCGAAAATTGACTGTGTTGAGTCAGGACACTCTCGATTGAACTACCCTCTTCATAACATAGGGCTCTGTAACGATCCCACTAGTAGGATCTGTATGGAGAACGATCAAACccatatacatgttatttgcacctgtaGAAACCTGCAGGGCGTCAGGTTAATAATATTTAGGTCCGAAACCTTGGATACATCAATCTTTGGAGAAATATCGGCGGAGAATCTATATGCTTTCTGCGTGGCGCCTGGCACCGATAGAATCCCATAGCTTCTTAGACGTTTCGACTTCTCATGACAGGTTATTCTCAAAGGATCCATTTACTGTTACTGTTTTGGATTCTATGTCCTTAATCATGGATTTTCCCAATCTGAAACTTCGATGTACAGTGGTTCAAATTGCCAATGAGGCAGGAGAAAAGTCTCTCTTATATTTCCCAAAAATTATTGTCCAGGTCAATATGGATGACGATGGAacgttagaaaaataaattaatttccaaaaaaagatactttgaataaattttttaatattatttaaaaaaataaaatattgttttgttttttgtaacaCAAAGTTATGAGgccattttcaatttaatacttttttaggcatttgttgtttttcattttgttttttcactGGTATCggtaacaactttttaattgtacaaaataactaataatttataatcactGGAAAAATATTCTTGCACTACTTAAATTGTAGTATAGAAGGTCGAATTcctgtaacaaaataaaacatcatAGATTAGAATTGGTGGCGGATTTAAGAGAAACTCTCACGGGTGGAGCCGAATTAGATATGCGGCAAAGTAGACACATGTCTAAAAACGCACACGTGGAAGTTTTAAAGAGTGCCCGGATATGTAACACGAAAGAATACAGTGGGACACATATCAACATCTTCTCACATAGTGAGGTCTTACTTTGGACCCTTCCGTTCGGGCGTCAAGATTTCAATCGAGGACCACCTTGCAACTGAATAACACAGTCAGGCTGACCTGGGTATCAGGTCACTCTTACGTTAAAGCGATTGAAACAGCAAGATGCTACGTAATTTACCAAATCCAGAAGAAgaagaaagaatttttcatgATTCGGTCGTTTACCGAGGTCGAAAACTTTGATCTAACATTGCCTTTACATTGCCAACAAACATTTCGATGTTTCAGCTTGTCTTTTGACTTTGTAGGCTTTGATTTTTCTTCAGAGAAgaatgattttcatgaaaaatgagCCAAGCTAGTAATATAGGTAATGATTACTCACTTGTTGATATTTTACGATTCGTTTTTCCGTAAGAGGTAATGTTTGTTGCAATTTCAGATCGTCTTTGTTCACATCAGTTTTCTGCTGTAGTAATTGTTGTTTATCGCGCATGTATTTCTGGCGCACCGATTGAAACCAATGCAACGAATTCATTTCAGTATCTTgttccaataattttaaaatatatgccacacctaaatttacaaacaaaaattattcaagcctattttaaaattggaatcGTAAGTCGAAATATCGAACGCTAGTAATTTCAGTCCGACATCTGACAACAAAACTCGTAAACTTACCCATAGCAAAACCGTCATCAGTAAAGGATGCCCCctctttattctttttatttaatctttccTTGCAGAAGAGTGTATgctcaacaaaattaattgttagCGGAGGTacaattgcataaaaatttcttaaatgcatattttttggATTACGAAAAACTGGTGCAAATACTTCCACaagtaactaaaaaaaaaaaaaaaacggcggagttagattttaaaaaagcaTGAAAGATGGCAgagttagtttttttaactaGAGACCAGCATGCATGGggaataataatacataagaggGGTACCGCAAATGAATCtctagcacctagaccaagggGGACTTCTGTGCCCTCCTTGAGAAAGAACAACCTGTCACCCGAAGTCGAGACGTCTCTGGGtaagagatgctattttaagTACATGAAgcttttttagcttttttagcCGAACGTTTTAAAGACGATTTAAATCGTACGACCGCTGAactagttaaataataaatactcttGTTTACCTTAAAATATTCGGTTTTCTCGTCAAAATGCTCTGTTAAcgtttcaatttgttttaataattgttcTGCACTTTTTACGGTACGTTTTGAACAATTTTCTAACTCAAATTGATAATTTGTGTCGGAATTTGGTAAAAATGCAATGGCATTTCCACAGAAATGTCGACCACCAGACCGTATCATACGAATGTAACCCATTGCAttacctttaaaataaaaaaaccaaaaacaaaacactatattagtaacaaaatgaataatgagtggacaatttttatgaaacatagGGTATATGATCATAAATAGCacaacaaaatcaaataaaatatcatggtaaccaagaaaaaattaatgcatctttgaaattttccgcatcgatttttttttatgattttttacaacctaataaacaattatgaaaaatttcaaagatgcattaatttttcttctaaatttttagtttcattgtACTAAAATAAAAGAACATACCAATATGACTGATTAACACACGAAACAAGTCCAGAAAACTTTCACCATTAGCTGTCACCCCCAATTTTCGTAttgatttgttaaatttttcagcACGATCGAATGGATACATTTGATCGAGTTCAGTCttattttctcgaaaatatCGAATGTCTTTGATTAATCGTGATTTAATATGTTCATCGTACATAAATTgcgagaataataaaaatttttttcgcaaaaattgatatgtaaaatttacctgtaaacaaaaaaatcattaaaatttaaattgagtgCGCCGCCATTTTGTATGTCCGGTATGCATTGAACagctttggaaaaaaaaataaacgatttgaTCCTTGGAAaacatagagataataccatagagctgtatAGACATAGAAAACGCTATAAGTGAATTCTTGAGCGTGAAAAACATGTCTAATGAATTGAATCGCTTGAAAGATGTCAAAGTCATTCAATGTTTACATACCGACATCAAAAATGACGATATATAGGAGCGCCCAAGGCTCGATGATCATGAGCTTGGGTTAAGCCTCTTGAAGAGTAATTAATGAATAGagaagaaaatataaacttacaGTCGTATTCATGATACCGATTCCATGCATTCGTATCGAATTCGCTAAATGTCGTATATTAATCGTGTTCAGATGTTTATTGTTGCTACACTGCTCGATAAAtacttgattatttaaattatataaatattttgacacaaatacatgaatatttcgCATTATTTCTAAGCCGTCCAATccctaaaaacaaaacattatgaAATCAAACTTTCTCAACCATTATCCCTCACAAATCAACTGAAAAATTTCTATGTGATTCAAGATGGCCCCGCAGCCATCGGGTAGGGACTCCAGGGAAagagaaataaacaaatttgtatgAGAAGGATGCCACAAGTGCCAAAttgaaaagaacaaatttttatatgaagggCCGCATGTAAGAGGGCGCAATGTTGATTtacgaagattaaaaaaagaaaaagtagaaagCAGTTTTCAGGGATGATTTGTAAGGGATGTAAGaagtgattaaaaatttttctggtacCTGTTCTAAAGTTTGATTTGGTAAATAATCCTCAACAGTATCTAATTTATGCTTGAAATATGCTAAACGTCGCATTTCGCCGTACGTGTGCCAATCATGCAAAACAACTGTGGCTAAATTATAAAACGttgtacttaaataattttccgtGTTCGCTGTAAAAATCCataaagttaattttgaaatacagaATGTGCCCAGAAAAACTCAATTATTTCGAACGTTGCATCCTTTTGTAAGgcataaagattaaaaataacatgCTTTTGTTTCACTTTCGAAATAGTTGAGTCGTATGAACACTTGAACACTCAACGATacttacttttaatataaagaaaatgatCTGCAATTCGAATCGGTTTCATTTCTAATAACGATCGTACATGAGCACTATTCGTTTCGAACGGATTTGGTGCATCAACTTGTAAATGTGCATGCGTTTGTAAAcgtaaattaatttctattgtTTGACATAATGGTAGCATTAATTTTTCATCGAAACttgattctaaatatttgataaatgttGAGCTATCTTCAGGTGTTAATGTTTCTAGACAATCGTTGATTCCATAAAATGTATACTGAAATTAATATTCAAGTACAGTGAAACCGCGGTAATTCGACAAACGTTTGAAAATTGAACGTTGAATTACTTACTAAAACTTTGGACATGTCAACTTTCGAATCGAAAATCGTTTGAAAATAAACTCGAAGTAACATTTGATGCCAATAGATGAAAGATACATCAcagaattcaattaattttcgatTACAATTAATCAATATGTATATCTGTTGCAATCGATTACGTATTTGACCGTAAACATTATCAGCAATCGTCATTGTAGCTGCTAACGATAATCGTATAATTAACAAACGACGATCTGTTGGTGGAGCACTTAACGATTGTTCTGCAATACGTAATGCAGTAATTACatctaaatttttatctttgtatGATTTATCTTGTGTCAtgcttttctaaaacaaatcaaattatcgaatttttaaatcCCTTCAATTTCCTGGATACAGGGTGAATTTTAACTAacctttaaattaaatgtaatcgACAAGACttgatattgtaaatattgaataattattgaaatgcaatgattgattttatcaaaatgtaatttaaaagtatataaaattccTTTCACCAACGAATTCAACCGAAAAATACACATAAGAACCGTTCGATTAATTGGTTTCCCTTCAGCTGCATGTATATTTGTTATCCAGCGTAACGTATGCGTTATTGTATGCGCTAACGTGATACCATTCATGAACAACGTACATCGTTGTTGACAATCCGCTAATTTCATTTGTGATGTTTTACCATCTTTGACCATTTTATCCAATTGCAGAATCCAAT is drawn from Chrysoperla carnea chromosome X, inChrCarn1.1, whole genome shotgun sequence and contains these coding sequences:
- the LOC123303073 gene encoding DNA repair protein RAD51 homolog 3-like codes for the protein MNTHTFSTMCPSLDELLHHGVKSKAITFISGARHSGKTQFCLQLAFALQLEEATEAKRTLFLSAHRLFPIDRLRGISNAVLKHLKSNLDSISDTGLKKRITEFNVARSAKNTIFSYSSHADNPILNMTHALPELIQEKNIKLIILDNIEDAIFSGFSEKDDDLINYYPRILSLLHIIAYTNDIAVVITSTRKELNASPAHLNLTIKLEELSKFQVNFSHVHGKIFRAVLYKSPCLHAMSPNECNKDIMITRRGIYDLPQIPPKKDDDSETAEEATVS
- the LOC123302719 gene encoding WASH complex subunit 4; the encoded protein is MLEASDLEYKNFEKETHKIAGKTQLKLYGNFLEKHNEDLTNLEYNLQKHVNLSDPMYNLIDIQFEAWEDLSILQLVQSDNKIFSKVLASLASVCEEAKILTEQGKQKFFNELLFYGKDSDGGKLNLDNLSKLLELLQNLCGSIKCARELITLIIQQLVAITQKESKIPIKTSNIFYMDVCESLADILVYIVIIENLLNNPVIKNSWATYKRTSRTAQHSHKVFQLPLDQLRAFDKLLYQIESILLTDKIFQNTIEACLDDRSKLIGKNSNFGDELMTYLTNVLADLERNDESLDRTQNWLRINTLTVFHFHMFGNAEKKYVKHLLEFNKKMCAATLVGNLLWYPEQFLSRHIPNLLQIFDERYVQSTVVQRQAYLTNKAQNILKDTLALCHQTCNWILQLDKMVKDGKTSQMKLADCQQRCTLFMNGITLAHTITHTLRWITNIHAAEGKPINRTVLMCIFRLNSLVKGILYTFKLHFDKINHCISIIIQYLQYQVLSITFNLKKSMTQDKSYKDKNLDVITALRIAEQSLSAPPTDRRLLIIRLSLAATMTIADNVYGQIRNRLQQIYILINCNRKLIEFCDVSFIYWHQMLLRVYFQTIFDSKVDMSKVLYTFYGINDCLETLTPEDSSTFIKYLESSFDEKLMLPLCQTIEINLRLQTHAHLQVDAPNPFETNSAHVRSLLEMKPIRIADHFLYIKTNTENYLSTTFYNLATVVLHDWHTYGEMRRLAYFKHKLDTVEDYLPNQTLEQGLDGLEIMRNIHVFVSKYLYNLNNQVFIEQCSNNKHLNTINIRHLANSIRMHGIGIMNTTVNFTYQFLRKKFLLFSQFMYDEHIKSRLIKDIRYFRENKTELDQMYPFDRAEKFNKSIRKLGVTANGESFLDLFRVLISHIGNAMGYIRMIRSGGRHFCGNAIAFLPNSDTNYQFELENCSKRTVKSAEQLLKQIETLTEHFDEKTEYFKLLVEVFAPVFRNPKNMHLRNFYAIVPPLTINFVEHTLFCKERLNKKNKEGASFTDDGFAMGVAYILKLLEQDTEMNSLHWFQSVRQKYMRDKQQLLQQKTDVNKDDLKLQQTLPLTEKRIVKYQQEFDLLYYNLSSARIFFQ